From the Anaeromyxobacter dehalogenans 2CP-1 genome, the window GGGCAAGCGCGTCCGGACCAGCTCGAACTGCGGCGTGTTGACCGCCGGCAGGTGCACCATCGAGAGCCGCACGCGGCTGCGATCGTGCGCGAGCTCGCAGCGGAGCGCGTCGGTGAAGCCGCGGACCGCTGCCTTCGCGGCGCAGTAGGCGCTCTGCAGCGGGATGGAGCGGTAGCAGAGGGCGGACCCGACCTGGACGACGTGCCCCCGGTTGCGCGGCAGCATGTGGCGGAGCGCCGCCCGCGTGCCGTGGACGTAGCCGAGGTACGTCACCTCGGTGACGCGCCGGTACTCCTCCGCCGTCGTCTCCATCACCGGCGCGAACACGCTCACCATCGCGTCGTTCACCCACACGTCGATGCCGCCCCACGCGCGCACCACCGCGTCCGCGGCCGCGTCCACCGCGCCGGCGTCCGAGACGTCGGCCACCACGGCGATGGCCTCGCCGCCCGCGCCGCGGATCTCGCGGGCGGCGTTCTCGAGGGCCTCGGCGTTGCGCGCGATCAGCGCCACGCGCATCCGCGCCCGCCCCAGCTCGCGCGCCACCGCGCGCGCCCCACGCCCGCCGACGCCCCCGTCACCACCGCGACCTTCCCCGCCAGGTCCCGCCTCACCGCCGCGTGCCTCCCCCGCCCTCGCGCTCGCCCGCGCCGCGCGGCGCCTGCGGCTCGTGCGCCGGCTCGCCGCCCTCGCCCTTGTCGCCCTTCTCTCCCTCGCGCGCCTGATGGGCGCGCCGCGCCTCGTCGACGTGCGCCTTCCGCGTGCCGGCGCTCCGCTCCGCGGCATCGGTCACGGTTCGCTGCGCGTCCGGCTCGGGCGCCCGCCCGGGCGGTTCGGCCCCGGGGTGCGGCGTCCCATCGTCCACGCCGGGCGGAGCCGGCCCGGGCCCGCCGGCGAGCCCCTCCACCACCTCCGGAACCCTCGGATCGTCCGGACGCCGATCGCTGGCCATGCGCCACCCCCCGCCGAAATGTCTGGACCCAGGCGACACGGTGGAACCCCTGCGTCTCCCGGCCCTACTGCAGCCACAGGTCCAGCACCACCGGCCGGTGATCCGAGGCCGCCTGCACGTCCGGCCCTCCCGCGATCGCCGCCTGTACCACCGAGCCTGCGTCCGCCCGCGGGATGGCCAGGTGATCGAGCGCGGCGCGGGCCGCTCCGCCGGACCAGGTCCACCGCGCCTCCGGCGGCAACGCCGCGGCCGGATCGATCCAGCCGCCGTCGCCGAGCAGCGGGGCGAGCGCGGTCGACCCGGCCTCGTCGTTCAGGTCGCCGCCCGCGACCACCCGCGCGCCGGCGCGGAGCAGCCCGTCCGCGACCTCGCGCAGGCGGGCCGCCTGCTCCGCGCGGCGCGTCCCGTCGTCGGAGAGCGCCGAGCTGAGGTGGCTGCCCACCAGCGCCAGCGTCCCGCCGTCCGGGAGCGCCGCGTGCGCCTCCACGCAGTCGCGCGGGAACAGCGGCCGGCCCGAGGCGTCCCGCTCGTCCCGGTGGCTGACGTAGGCGCGCAGCGGCAGCCGCGAGAGGACCGCGACGTCGATGCCGCGCGGATCGTTCCCCTCCACCAGCCGCGCCTCCGCGTACCCCGCCCGCGCCGCCAGCGCCCCGGCCAGCGCGGCGGTCTCGACCTCCTGGAGCAGCACCAGGTCGGCGTCCAGCCGCGCCAGCACCGCCGTGACCCGCGCCAGCTTCGCCTCGACCTCGTCCGCGGTCGCGACGGTGTCGAGCGCGCCGGGCGGCTCGAGCCGATCGACATCGTCGAACAGGTCGTGGACGTTCCAGCTGACGATCCGGACCCGCTCGCCCGCCGTCCCCGGCGGCGCAGCGTCGAGCGGGGGCGGCGCGCAGCCCGGCGCGAGGGCGAGCGCGGCGAGGACGGCGGCGGGACGCGTGCGGGCGGATCGGCGCATGCCACGGCGCGCTGCAAGGCCGGCGCCGCGCGCGCCGGCGGTCAGTACGCGGCGAAGATCGTCGCGAACCCCGTCATCCCGTAGGGCATGCTCCCGCCCTCCTCCGCGGCCGGATCGAACGCGCCGCGGCCCGCCAGGCTGATCCGCAGCCCGAGGTGGCGGCCCAGGTCCGCGGTCGCGCTGGCGAGCACGCCGACCTCGTCGCGGTCGACGCCGAACGCCGCGTCGTGCGACCAGCTCGCGCGCCCCACCAGCCGGAGCGCCTGGAGCGGCCGCCACAGCAGCTGCGCGTACGCGCTCCGGCCGTCCAGCCAGCCCGACTCCTCCAGGTATCCCAGCGTCAGGCCGCCGCTCGCGCCCAGGAGCCGGGGCAGGCCCAGCTCCGGCCCGACCCAGCGCCGCTCCAGCCCGCTCGACCGGTCGCGCGAGAAGCCCCCGGTGCCGCCCACCCGCAGCCAGCGCACCGGGTCCCAGCTCACGAACCCGTCCGCCGCGCGCGCGCGCCCGGGGAACGCCGCCGGGTCGAACGTCTGCGGCCAGGCGAGCCCGGCGTGCCGGAAGCTCCCGCCGAGGAGCAGCCCGTCCACCGGCCGGAGGCTCGCGTCCACCCGGGCCGCGTCCAGGTCGGTGCCGCCGCGGTTGCCGCCGCCGCCCACGTGCGCCTCGGCCGAGAGGTCCAGGCGGCGCAGGAACACGCGGCCGGTGAGCGAGCCCTCCGCGCGCGTCCCCAGCTCCGGCGTGCGCACCATGGCGATGCGCCCCTCCTGCCGCCAGGAGGCGCCGCGGCCGAGCGCGCCGTCCAGGATCCAGTACGCGCCGCCGGTGGCGCGGCGCGTGGTGGGCCCGGTGGTGTCGGGCTCGGGCACCGCCCCGCCGAACACGCCGCCCTCGGCGCGCGCGCCGAGCAGCCGCCCGCGCACGCCGGCCAGGCCGCCGTCGAACACGGTCGCCCCGGGGATGGCCCAGGGCAGCACGCGCCCGGCGGAGAGGCGCAGCGCGTCGCCGGGGGTGGCGGTGAGCTGCGCCTGCCAGAGGTAGAGCTGGGTGTCGTCCCGCGGACGGAACCGCGGCGCGTCGCGGCGCAGCCAGCGCTCCGCGCGGGCGTCCACGTCGAGCGTCAGCCAGGGCGCGAGCTCCGCCTCCCGGATGGCGAGGTCGATGGCGGCGCGGTCCGAGGTGCCGGCGGTGGAGGCGGTCCACGCCTGGTACGACGCGCCCACCTCCGCCGTGCGGCTGCGAGGCACCGGGGCCGACGCGGCGCCGGGCGCGGCGCGGAACTCGACCTGCGGGACCGCCGCGGCGGTGACGACCGCCAGGCGCCGGGCCAGCTCCGCATCGCCGGGCGGCGGCGGGAGCTGTTTCGCCTCGGCGGCGAGCGCCGCGGGCTCGAACCGGAACGTGTCCCCGGCGCGCAGCCCGGTGCCGGCGCACGCCGCGTGGTGCGGCGCGAGCGACTCGACCGTGCACCGCCCGGCCGGCGCGCCGCTGCGCCGGAGCTCGAGCACCGCGCCCGCCGCGAGCCCGTCCTCGGCGCCCGCGTCGAGGTAGGCGCGCGAGGCGGTGGCGTAGGCGACCTGCCCGGTGCCGCGGGGGCGATCCGCCCGGCGCGCCGGCGCGGGGGGCCCGTCCTCGGCGGACGGCGAGCGGGCCACCGGCGCCGCCGGCGTCGAGACGGCGCGCACCGGCCGCCGCGGGCGCTGCTTCGCGGGAGCGGCCGCGGGGGCCGCGGCGAGCGCAGCGAGCGCGGCGAGCGCGACGGCGAGGGCGCCGGGCATCAGTTCACCCCCGTCGGATGGCAGCGGATGCACGCCTCGGTGGCCCAGGCGTAGCCGGAGATCTGGGTGTGGTGGGACGTCGTCTCCGTGTCGCCGTGGCACACCAGGCAGTCCTTCACCGCGAAGTCCGCCGCCCAGGCCTTGTCCGCGCGGGTGGCCGGGTGGCAGGTGAGGCAGGCGGCGCGGCTCCCCGAGTGCTTCAGGCCGGGCGCGATCCCGAACGGCAGGTGCGCCGCCACGCGGTCCACCTGCGCCTCGGCGTGGCAGCGGACGCAGCGCGCCGAGTCGAACGCGTAGTCCGGCACCGCCGCGTGCGCGGTCGCCATGGCGGCCTGCTCGTGATCGTGGCAGCCGGCGCACCCGAGGGTCCTCCGGTTCGCCGGGTCCACGTGGCACTCGGCGCAGCCCGCGGTGGCGTGGGCCGTCCCGGCGACGATCGGGAACAGCTTCGCGTGATCCACGCCCACCCCGGACTGGTGGCAGCCGTAGCAGGCCTCGCTCGCGAACTGGAAGCCCGGCACGGCGCCGTGCCGGGTGGTCAGCGCCGCCTCGTCGGCATGGTCGCCGGTGTGGCAGTGGATGCAGTCGAACTTCGCGAACGTGTCGAACGCGCCGTGGCAGTCGTCGCAGGTGGCCGTCGCGTGCGGCGTGCCCGCCACGATCGGGAACCAGCGCTGGGCGTGGCCCGCGCGCGACGGCATGGTGAGGGACGGCGCGGCGTCGCCGCCCTGGCTGCACGCGAGGGCCAGCGAAGCGGCCGCGGCGGCGATGGTCGGAAGGCTCCTCATCTCGGCACCCCGGTTCCGTGCAGGCCCCCGAACGCCGCCGAGAAGCGGTGGCACTCGTAGCACTTGCGGTTCACGAGCTGGAAGCCCGCCACGCCGTCGTGCTCGCCCGCGACGTTCCCGTGGCAGCGCAGGCAGTCGGCGGTGTCGGTCGCGCAGGTGAACGGCTGCGCGTAGTCCACCGCCGGGAAGCTGGCGTGGCAGTCCTTGCAGCGGATGCCGGCGTGCGGCCCCGACTTGATCGAGAAGCAGGTCTCGTGCGCGGGCAGCCCGGCGGGCGAGAACCGCCAGGCGCCGTGGCAGCCGCGGCAGTCCTGCGGGAAGCCGGCCAGGTCGTGGTTCACGGCGGCCGCGGCGGAGCCGGCGCGGGCCCAGTCGGCCTCGTGGCAGGCGATGCAGCGCGACGTGGGCCGGGCGAAGGCGCGGTCGCGGCGGTCGCCGTGACAGGACTCGCACGCCACCAGCGCGTGGCGGCCCGTGAGCGGGAACGCGGTGCGGCGGTGCGCCTCGGGCCCGAACGTCGGGGTGGACCAGGCGGTCGGGTCGTGGCAGCTCGCGCAGCGCGGCCCGAGCCGGCCGCCGTGGACGTCGCGGTGGCAGGCGGCGCAGGCGCGCGGCACCGGGTCGGCGAAGGTGCCGCCCGCGTGGCAGGCGCGGCACTGCGCGTCGCGGTGCCGCCCGTCGAGCGGGAACCCGGTGCGCTCGTGCGCGAACGTCACCGCCTTCCAGCCGTCCGCGGTGTGGCAGGCGCCGCAGTCGGTGTCCCCGCCGTGGGCGCCGGGGCCGGGCCGCGGCGCGGCGAGGTCGGCGCGCGCCGGGGGCGCGGTCGGGGGCGCGCCCGGAGGCGCCGCCGTGGCGCGGGCGGCGGCGCCCGCGAGGGCCGCCGAGGCGGCGAGGGCGAGCGCGAGGCGCGGAGCGGTGGCGATCACGGCACGTACCCCCGGAATGCGCCCTGGTGGAAGTCGGCGTGGCAGCCCTGGCACTTCACGGGGAGCGGGCGGTAGCGGCGCACCGCCGTCCCGTCCACCTGCACCGCGGGGTGGCACTTCTCGCAGGCGAGCGCGCGGTGCTTGCCGTCGAGCGTGAACGCGGTGAACGGCTTCTGGTGCACGAAGCGGAGCGGCGCCGGCGCC encodes:
- a CDS encoding SDR family oxidoreductase — protein: MARELGRARMRVALIARNAEALENAAREIRGAGGEAIAVVADVSDAGAVDAAADAVVRAWGGIDVWVNDAMVSVFAPVMETTAEEYRRVTEVTYLGYVHGTRAALRHMLPRNRGHVVQVGSALCYRSIPLQSAYCAAKAAVRGFTDALRCELAHDRSRVRLSMVHLPAVNTPQFELVRTRLPGHPKPVPPIYQPEVIARAVLAVVRRPRRELWVTWSTVRAILGQRTIPGLLDRYLGRIGYRAQQADRPPEPGRPDDLDRPVPGDHGAHGEFSAEARRRSASLWLTLHRRSLAAGAVLLAAGAVWASRSVRGAT
- a CDS encoding endonuclease/exonuclease/phosphatase family protein — its product is MRRSARTRPAAVLAALALAPGCAPPPLDAAPPGTAGERVRIVSWNVHDLFDDVDRLEPPGALDTVATADEVEAKLARVTAVLARLDADLVLLQEVETAALAGALAARAGYAEARLVEGNDPRGIDVAVLSRLPLRAYVSHRDERDASGRPLFPRDCVEAHAALPDGGTLALVGSHLSSALSDDGTRRAEQAARLREVADGLLRAGARVVAGGDLNDEAGSTALAPLLGDGGWIDPAAALPPEARWTWSGGAARAALDHLAIPRADAGSVVQAAIAGGPDVQAASDHRPVVLDLWLQ